In the genome of uncultured Methanobrevibacter sp., the window AATTCTTCACAGAATACTTTAATTTCTTCTGTTGGAATTGAAAAACTTATACGTAAGTATCTGTGACCAAATTCTTCAGAAGTGTATTCTCCTTCTCTTGTGAATAATTTCTTTTCAATTAAATAATTGGACATTTCCTTAGGGTCGATTCCCGCATCGTATAAATCGATTGCCATCATATTTGCATCAGACGGATAAACCGGCAGGAACACACCATCAATAGGTTCAATCATTTCATTGATTAACCTCTGGTTTTCAAAACAGGTTTCTCTTATTCTGTCATACCAATCAGGTTTTGATTTAAGACCTGCAATTGCACCATATTGAGAGATAATATTTACACCTAAATCATTGACAACCGCATTTTTAATAGCATCAATTATTGGTTTTGAAGAGATTACTCCACCAATTCTCATACCGGCCATTCCGAATATTTTTGAAAAGCTGTAAATGGTTAATGTTTGGCCAGGAGCATAATTTTCAACAAGGAAATGTTCCCTTGCAAAATCCTTATATGTAATATCATGTAATAAGTATAAATCATTTTCTTTTGCAATTTCTGCAAATTCTTTGAGTTCATCTTCAGTGTATGATGAACCTAATGGGTTTAAAGGATCTATTAAAATTACCATACGGGTATTTTCATCCATGTTTTCCCTTAATAACTTTGGAGTCAATTTGTAGTCGTTTTCTTCAAAATAAATTGGAACATATCTTACTTCGCCTGCAAATCTGTTTGCAAAGTCTCCGATAATAAAGTAACCAGGATCTGATAAAATAACATTGTCTTCAGGCTCCAGTAATGCCTGCATTACCAGGTATAAAGATTCTGTTGCACCGGATGTCAGCAATACTTCAAAATCTTCCAGTTGCAAATCATCTAAAATCAATTGTTTAAGTTCACTGAATCCTTCAGGAGCAGGATATTTGCAGAACTGCTTTTCCTTAATAGCTTCAATCATTGCATCAGATATTGTATCGTCATGAAGATGGTTTGTATTCTGTCCCATCCAAATCATGTCTTTATCCATGTACATTTCTTCGAAGAACTCATTTGCACTACTGTAACCTTCAGGAGGCACCCTTTCAGTTTTTTGAAACTTTTTTTTAGGATGTTTAATGTCAAAATCACTATCTCTCATAATATCACACAACAATTCCAAAATAATTATATATTTTTAATTATTAATAAAGATAACTTATACAATTCCCCTTGAAGTAATTGAAAAAACTGCCTGATTCCCTTCTGGGAGGCTCCTGTGACGAATCAATGTTGCAACACGCTTATTTATCTCATCACCACGTTCTAATTGAAGAATTACCTTACTCCAGTATTGTAGAATGGTTCCTCCAACAGCCCTTATGTCATTGTTACCTTCATCATCAAATGCATTGTAGATTTGGTTTGTCAGAACTACAGCCACATCATATTTTCTTGCAATTTTAGATAAAACACCCATTTGTTTACCCAATTCCTTATTTAACTTTGAAGATTTCATATCATCTACACGATAGAGTGCAACTGCCGAATCCAAAACAATTAAATCCACATCATCATGGTTTTTTCTAAGCCATATTTCAATAGCCTTTAAATTGTCATTCTGTTCTAAAAAATTAGTCGGTTCAAAAACGATTATGTTATTAGCTACATCTGAAAAATCAGGACCAGAAATCTGCTTGATTCTATCTATTGAAATTCCGCCTTCAGTGTCAATGTAAATAACCTTTTTACCCCTTCTGGCCACATTAACTGCTAGAGTTAAAGTAATATTACTTTTACCTGAACTAGGTGGTCCAAATATTTGAGTTATAACTCCTTTTTCAAAACCTCCTCCAAGCAATGAATCCAGTGATGAATTTGAAGAGATTTTCTGATTATCCTCAAAATTAGCTAATACTCTCATAAGTAAATATTGATTTTCATATCATATAAAATTTAACAAAAATTTGGCAATATTGAAATTATATAATTAAATAACTTTTAGGAGCCTTTAAAACAGGTGAAAAAACATATATCTAGTTAGTTAAACAAAAAAACTAAGATAAATTCATTAATTGTTAATAAAAACAATCTCTTGTGATATTAATTCAAAAACCCCACAACACACTGTGACCCATGAGCTCAATTAAAGCTAATAAAGCAGCAATATCTAAAAAAATTAAATTATATCATTTATTTTACCTTTAGTGAGTATTTGGTTACTTTAACTTTATATACCCCATCCGACAATGCCAATAATACAAAATATCTAGAGGTGAAAATTTGAAAAGAAAGATACTCACTATATTAACCATATTTCTTATTGCAACATCAGGTTTAAGTTTTGTTTCAGCACAGAATGAACTTGATGATATTTTAATTACAGAAAGCGAAGAAGAAAATAATGAAAGCAGATCAATTAGACAAAGAGAAACATCTGAAGACAGCCTAAACTTAGCCGAAGAGAGAAATTCACATGAAGACAGAACCGGCGAGGAAGTAAAGGCACTTGAAAGCGGATACAGAAACGTGTCTTTTGATGACGGATACAACGGTTATTGTGTTAACCATAACTTACAATCCACCAGCAGAGGAGAAAAATTCACCGTAGAAAATACTACAAATATCATCAGTTCAAGATACGGAGAATCTGTTGGAAATTACCTGAAAATCTTATTTGTTGACCATTACAACTATACAATGAACCCAACAACTGACCTGTCACAAGTAATTTGGACTTTTACCGATTATGATTACAAAAACAGCAACAATGAAATAATTAAATCAATATTGGAAAGTGCTTCAAATGGCAGAATAATTCCAGATCATGGAGCAGTAACCAAAATAAATAATACAACCGAAGCAATATTTGATTTTGAATTATTAAATTCACAATATGGAAGAACTCAGAACTTTTTCGGATACAAAATCAACTATCGTACACTAGAAATCATTGAAGATGAAATTTTAGGTTCAGACCCTGAAAATAATACTACAATAGAAAACAACACAACAACAAACAACAATACAGAAAAAACCCCACAAAACAACACAACAATAGAAAACAACACAACAACAAACAACAATACAGAAGAAAACCCACAAAACAACACAACAATAGAAAACAACACAACAACAAACAACAATACAGAAGAAACCCCACAAAACAACACAACAATAGAAAAACAGGAAAATAACACAATTATTTCAAAAACTAATGAAAATCAAACACCAAATTTAAATAAAATTAAAGAAAGTGATTTGGCAAAATATAATACTGGAAATGAATTAACAGTGATTGGAATCGCAATTCTAATTATAGGATTTATATTATTGATTAAATACACAAGAGATTAATTATAATCTCTTATTTTCTTATTATTTTCGGATTTCTACCAGATAAATCCACTATTTTTGATGCATGATTGGATTTCAGTTCACCTACATCAATCACCAAATCAACATCATGATCTAATTGCTCTAAAATCTCCTGAGGAGTTGATAAAACTTCATCATCTGAAAGGTTAGCACTGGTAGTTGTTATCGGAAATATTCTGGCTAATTTACATGCAATTTCACAATCAGGAACTCTAACGCCAACATAGCTAGACCCGCTTGTAACTCCTCTTGGAACAATTTTTCTTTTATTTAAAATGAATGTGTAAGGTCCGGGCAAATGATCAGTGATGGCCTTTCTTTGACTTAAGGAGACCTTTGCAACCAAGTTAATTGCATCCACATCTGAAACCAGAATTGACAGCGGCTTTAATAAACTTCTCTGTTTTATTTCAAAAACACGACGAACCGCTTTTGAATCAAATATATTAGCTCCCAAACCATAAACAGTATCGGTAGGGTATAAAACCACACCGCCTCTAGCTAATACATTAACGGCTTCATTAATGATGTTTTCATCAAATTTATCTATACTGGTTTTTAATATTTTCATTTTATTACCTAACAATTATATTAGATGAAAATTTATATATAATTATGCTTCAATCTCTAAGACCATTATTAACAAAAATATTGAATCCGATTGCAAAGAATTTAAATATTAATCCAAATATTGTTACAGTAATATCTCCATTCATTGCACTTATTGCAGCTTATGGATTTGCAAAACATTTACTGATTTTAGGAGCAATAGCCATTTTAGCATCAGGATTTTTAGATGTTGTCGATGGTGCTGTTGCAAGATATCATAACAGATCATCTCCTTTCGGAGCGTTTTTAGACTCCACAATGGACAGGTTTGCAGATGCAATAATCTATATTGGAATCATTTTTGGAGGATACTGTGACTGGCTTGTCGGTGTTCTAGCGATTCATTCTGCAATAACCGTCAGTTATGTGCGTGCAAGAGCAGAATCCCAAGGAGCAGAATGTAACATTGGAATTGCAGAACGTGCAGTTCGTATGATTATATTAATGATTGGAGCAATAATAGGATATTTCGCAGGAGATATCTACTTCACATACATTATTTACATATTGGTAATTTTATCCTACTTTACTGTAGCTCAGAGAATTGTTTATGTTTGGAGGCAATTAAAATGACCGAATTGGAAAGTCCTGAAAAAATAGCAAAAGATATTGCAAAATTAGAGAGAAACTTGAATCAGGTAGCTGACATTACTTTTGAAGGAAAGGAAAAAGAAGTTTATGACAGGGCAATTGACTACTGGAACGATTCAAAATATTACCTTAAAAAAGAGGATATGAGGACTGCATTCGGTTGCATCGAATACAGTCACGGGCTTTTGGACGCATTGAGGATGATTCATGGAATCATCTAATCCTCAAAACCTTCTATCCTTTTAATATCTTCGATTAACTTATCGAAATCAGACTGATAAATCTTATCCTGAATAACTTTAAATTTCTCATATTCTCCTTTTGCAATTTTTTGAGCATCGTTTGATGAAATTTTGCCATTACCTTCCAAAATAGGCAATAGATTTAAATTGATATAATCATCCAAGACCTTTTTCCAATCTTCCATAGCCATTGGAATTTCATTTAGTGCACGAGACTCTGCAAGGGTTAAAAATCCATCAACCAATGAATTTAAACGATTTAATTCTCTTTCGTTCAAATAATTTTTAGATATTACAACATCACTTAAAATGATTTTTCCATTCTGATTGCTCCAATTAGTTAATCCCATGTTAATTTTTTCGCTATTACACCTTTCAGCAATTATTTCTGCCGCAGTATGGTTGCTAACTGCATATATTAACTTATTTTGAACATTTGCGAAAAATTCTCGGGTTAGTTGAGCATCCTTGTTGTAATCAAAGCTTGTTGCATAGATATCCGTAATTTTTTGATTGAATCTTCTTTCAGATGATCGTATATCCCTTACCCTTTCAAGCAGTTGGTTGAAATAGTCAATTCCAAATCTTGAGCCATTTTTCAATAACTCATCATCCAAAACAAAACCTTTGATTATTAATTCTTTTAATTGCTGAGTAGCCCAAATTCTAAAGCGTGTTGCATTTTTAGAGTTAACTCGGTACCCTACTGATATAATAGCATCTAAATTGTAGAAAGTAGTTTTTCTTTTTACTTTACGATTTCCTTCATTTTGAACATGTGCAATTTTTGCACAAGTTGAACTTTTAATCAATTCACCAACATCATATATATTTTTTAAATGCTTTGTGATTACAGAACGGTCAACACCAAAGACTTCAGCCATTGTCTTTTGAGTTGCCCAAAATGTTTCTCTTTCAGGATCAACAATCACATCCAATGACACTTTACCTTCATCACCCACATATAATAAAGTTTTTTGTATTTGATTTTCTTCTTGCATAATCTAACCTCATTTTACAATTAAAGAAATATAATTTAATATTAATATAAATTATAAAATTAATAAGCTTTTTGTTTGAAATAAAGGCAATTTCACATAGTAAAATCAATATAATTAAGTTAGAACAATATTCCATTGTAATAGCAATATCATGAAATTAAAACAATATTTTCATGCAAGAACAATTTTAAAAAAACAGATGATGGAAAGACAAATTATGAAAATTATATTTCATTATAATCGAATAAACACATTTTTACAAGAAATTTAAAATATAACCCAAAATTATCAAAATAGTTCCATATACAAAACTATTTTATAAAATTTAAGAAAAAAGTTTTATAAGAAAAAATAAATTGCTAATATCCACCATATATCATTTAAAATACATAATTGGAATAATCCACAGTTACCTGAACAAATAATATCATAAAAAAAAGAAAAGTAAAAATCGATGTTTAAACATCAATTTTACTGTTAATTAATGAGTCATCACCTGCTGAAATTATTTCACCATCCAAAACTTCGATAACTCTATCTGCAAGTTTAGCTACATCCATATCATGAGTTACAATAATCAGTGTTACATTCTTATCTTCGTGTAAATCAATTAGTTGCTTAAGGATTTTGCTACTTGTCTTTGAATCTAGTGATCCTGTGGGTTCATCTGCCAATATTATTGATGGTTCATTTGCAAGTGCTCGGGCAATAGCTACCCTTTGACGTTCACCACCAGATAACTTATTCGGTTTTATGTCAGCTTTGTCTTTAAGACCAACATCATCCAACAGTTTCAACGCCTTGCTTTTCATTTCCTTGGATGACAGTTTCTGCGTAAACATTGGAATTTCAACATTTTCCACAACAGATATATTCGGAATCAAGTTATGCAGCTGAAAAATGAATCCAATACTTTCGGCTCTGAATTCATTTAGTTTTTTGGATGAATTCAAGTCATGGCCCGCAACATTAATACTTCCAGAATCCGGAACATCCAAAGCTCCCAGCATATTTAACAATGTTGACTTACCAGACCCTGACGGACCGATGATTGATACAAATTCACCATCTTTTATTGTGAGATTTACACCATTCAATGCCTTGATTTTACCGTCTTCATAGCTTTTATACAAATCATTTATTTCTACAGCATTCATAATCTCACCTCATTCATACCTCAACGCTTCTGTTGGAGGCAGTTTAACCGCTTTGATTGCAGGATAAATTCCTCCGATAATTCCGACAACAATAGCAATTGCAAATGCCTGGATAAATATTTTAGGTGTAAACAGCGGTTCGATTCCCATTTGAGGTCCAAACAAAGTGCATGCCAAAAATCCTATTAATGAACCGATGATTGCTGATACTATAGTAATTACAAGTGATTCGCCAACAATCATTGTAAGGATTTTTCTGTTTGACCAGCCGACAGCCTTTAAAACACCAATTTCACGGGTTCTCTCAAACACACTCATAAGCATTGTGTTGATAATACCAAGACCACCAACTACAATCGCCAGAAGTGAAATCGCCCATGTTGATGCCTGAAGCATGTTCAGCATGTCTGCCATCTGAGTCATCTCCATTACGGATGTGACCGTTGTGATGTTGTCACCGTATTTTTCATCAATCCTGTCTGCAACTGTCTGAGGGTCTTCGCCCTTATTGACCTTGACATAGATGTTTGAGATTGAATCCTCATCATCCATCAATTCACCAACTTTGGAAATTGAAGTAAATACTCCCCCAGCCATGTTCTGATCTCCGGTTTCATAGATTCCAACGACCTCAAATTCTTCTCCGTCGATTTTGATTTTGTCACCTACACTATAATTATTATCCTCAGCATATATCTCGCCCAAAATAGCTTCTGACGCATTATCTTCCATTATTCTTCCTTCTTTCATGGAAATATCTGCTAAAGTCGTACCATTTGGATCTATACCTATCAATGTATTCATATAATCATCACCTACCGAAGTGAGGACTACATAAATCGGATAAGCTTCACTTACTCCCGAAACATTAGCGATTTTTTCTGTCCAATTTGCATCGATAGTGTTGGTTCCATAAGCCGAATCTCCAGTTTCCTTACCTGAAATTGAAAAATCAGCACCTCCTGCATGAATTGTGTCTTCGAAAGTATTAATTAAACCGTCTGTGATTCCACCAAGAGCAACAATTACTACAATACCAATTGCAATACCAATAATTGCCAGAATTGCACTGTTTTTTCTCCTGAATGGATTTTTAAGAATAAATTTTAAAAATGACATAATAATAAATAGGAATGTAGCATATAAATAACTAATTACACCATTAACCAAGATGCAAAAATCAGCTATTGAAATGCATGAAAAACTACTTTTAGAAGAAATTCATACAACTGAAATAGGCATGAATAATACCTGAAAAATCTTAGAATAAGTAAAAAATCAGTGAACTATTGCATTTTCAATCTAAACAAGACAATACAATTGTTTGAAAAAAGGAAAGAATTATGAAGGATGTTAACGATTGCACAATAACTATCAACTTTAAAATAATTACTGCACTTAAAAAAAAAGGTGTTAGAGAGTTTAATCTCTAACGTCTAACATTAAGAGTTGATTTTACAGCATCATTAAGGTAACTTACCTTAACTGTGTATTTTTTGACTTTCAATTTATTGATAGCTGCTTTTTTGATGGTTACTTTAGCAATTCCCTTTTTGTTGGTTCTTGCTTTGTAAGTTTTACCATTAACTTTGAATTTTACAACTTTGCTTTTAAGTGCTGTTTTTCCTTTTTTAAGGGTTGCA includes:
- a CDS encoding pyridoxal phosphate-dependent aminotransferase, giving the protein MRDSDFDIKHPKKKFQKTERVPPEGYSSANEFFEEMYMDKDMIWMGQNTNHLHDDTISDAMIEAIKEKQFCKYPAPEGFSELKQLILDDLQLEDFEVLLTSGATESLYLVMQALLEPEDNVILSDPGYFIIGDFANRFAGEVRYVPIYFEENDYKLTPKLLRENMDENTRMVILIDPLNPLGSSYTEDELKEFAEIAKENDLYLLHDITYKDFAREHFLVENYAPGQTLTIYSFSKIFGMAGMRIGGVISSKPIIDAIKNAVVNDLGVNIISQYGAIAGLKSKPDWYDRIRETCFENQRLINEMIEPIDGVFLPVYPSDANMMAIDLYDAGIDPKEMSNYLIEKKLFTREGEYTSEEFGHRYLRISFSIPTEEIKVFCEEFPKAVEALRKK
- the radB gene encoding DNA repair and recombination protein RadB translates to MRVLANFEDNQKISSNSSLDSLLGGGFEKGVITQIFGPPSSGKSNITLTLAVNVARRGKKVIYIDTEGGISIDRIKQISGPDFSDVANNIIVFEPTNFLEQNDNLKAIEIWLRKNHDDVDLIVLDSAVALYRVDDMKSSKLNKELGKQMGVLSKIARKYDVAVVLTNQIYNAFDDEGNNDIRAVGGTILQYWSKVILQLERGDEINKRVATLIRHRSLPEGNQAVFSITSRGIV
- a CDS encoding L-threonylcarbamoyladenylate synthase, which produces MKILKTSIDKFDENIINEAVNVLARGGVVLYPTDTVYGLGANIFDSKAVRRVFEIKQRSLLKPLSILVSDVDAINLVAKVSLSQRKAITDHLPGPYTFILNKRKIVPRGVTSGSSYVGVRVPDCEIACKLARIFPITTTSANLSDDEVLSTPQEILEQLDHDVDLVIDVGELKSNHASKIVDLSGRNPKIIRK
- the pgsA gene encoding archaetidylinositol phosphate synthase → MLQSLRPLLTKILNPIAKNLNINPNIVTVISPFIALIAAYGFAKHLLILGAIAILASGFLDVVDGAVARYHNRSSPFGAFLDSTMDRFADAIIYIGIIFGGYCDWLVGVLAIHSAITVSYVRARAESQGAECNIGIAERAVRMIILMIGAIIGYFAGDIYFTYIIYILVILSYFTVAQRIVYVWRQLK
- a CDS encoding DUF357 domain-containing protein — encoded protein: MTELESPEKIAKDIAKLERNLNQVADITFEGKEKEVYDRAIDYWNDSKYYLKKEDMRTAFGCIEYSHGLLDALRMIHGII
- a CDS encoding virulence RhuM family protein encodes the protein MQEENQIQKTLLYVGDEGKVSLDVIVDPERETFWATQKTMAEVFGVDRSVITKHLKNIYDVGELIKSSTCAKIAHVQNEGNRKVKRKTTFYNLDAIISVGYRVNSKNATRFRIWATQQLKELIIKGFVLDDELLKNGSRFGIDYFNQLLERVRDIRSSERRFNQKITDIYATSFDYNKDAQLTREFFANVQNKLIYAVSNHTAAEIIAERCNSEKINMGLTNWSNQNGKIILSDVVISKNYLNERELNRLNSLVDGFLTLAESRALNEIPMAMEDWKKVLDDYINLNLLPILEGNGKISSNDAQKIAKGEYEKFKVIQDKIYQSDFDKLIEDIKRIEGFED
- a CDS encoding ABC transporter ATP-binding protein is translated as MNAVEINDLYKSYEDGKIKALNGVNLTIKDGEFVSIIGPSGSGKSTLLNMLGALDVPDSGSINVAGHDLNSSKKLNEFRAESIGFIFQLHNLIPNISVVENVEIPMFTQKLSSKEMKSKALKLLDDVGLKDKADIKPNKLSGGERQRVAIARALANEPSIILADEPTGSLDSKTSSKILKQLIDLHEDKNVTLIIVTHDMDVAKLADRVIEVLDGEIISAGDDSLINSKIDV
- a CDS encoding ABC transporter permease, translating into MSFLKFILKNPFRRKNSAILAIIGIAIGIVVIVALGGITDGLINTFEDTIHAGGADFSISGKETGDSAYGTNTIDANWTEKIANVSGVSEAYPIYVVLTSVGDDYMNTLIGIDPNGTTLADISMKEGRIMEDNASEAILGEIYAEDNNYSVGDKIKIDGEEFEVVGIYETGDQNMAGGVFTSISKVGELMDDEDSISNIYVKVNKGEDPQTVADRIDEKYGDNITTVTSVMEMTQMADMLNMLQASTWAISLLAIVVGGLGIINTMLMSVFERTREIGVLKAVGWSNRKILTMIVGESLVITIVSAIIGSLIGFLACTLFGPQMGIEPLFTPKIFIQAFAIAIVVGIIGGIYPAIKAVKLPPTEALRYE